The following coding sequences are from one Polynucleobacter sp. JS-JIR-II-50 window:
- the lptG gene encoding LPS export ABC transporter permease LptG, whose translation MKLLFPFIYERYLAKQIYAAFGFILFALVALFLFFDILSELGSVQGAYTLPLALLHVFLKAPSRISEIIPIAGLIGSIYVFAMLASQSEFTILRIAGLDVKRGLITLTKISLPLVALTLIMSEWVGPYSEAKSDQIRMKAMGSAYTSQFKTGVWVKDHLRDEDGSGPVRPGVRYVNVGKVDKDNEIQNIRMYEFDDTYHLLSIRSAVSGQFDETGIWVLNDVTETRFKETKQSDPLNPVFSAQTFTHPILTLESEVTPQILNVLLISPEKMSIMSLGRFISHLRENKQDAQRHSIAFWKKVVYPFTIFVMLALALPFAYLKVRAGSVGIKVFGGIMLGMSFQLFNSLFSNVGLLGSWPALLTALTPPLLYFLLALFGLRWVSKA comes from the coding sequence ATGAAATTGCTTTTCCCTTTCATTTACGAGCGCTATCTAGCCAAGCAGATTTATGCTGCTTTTGGCTTTATCTTGTTCGCCTTGGTGGCTTTGTTCTTGTTCTTCGACATCTTGAGCGAATTAGGATCTGTACAGGGGGCATACACACTCCCATTAGCCCTGCTCCATGTTTTTCTAAAGGCCCCAAGCAGAATCTCTGAAATCATCCCCATTGCAGGCTTGATTGGCAGTATCTATGTGTTTGCAATGCTGGCCAGTCAGTCTGAGTTCACTATTTTGCGCATCGCTGGATTGGACGTTAAACGCGGGCTCATTACTCTCACAAAAATTTCACTGCCATTAGTAGCGCTTACACTCATCATGAGTGAATGGGTTGGCCCTTATTCTGAAGCAAAGTCTGACCAGATTCGCATGAAGGCGATGGGCTCAGCCTATACGTCACAATTTAAAACAGGCGTTTGGGTAAAAGATCACTTACGCGATGAGGATGGCAGCGGACCCGTGAGACCTGGGGTGCGCTATGTCAACGTAGGCAAGGTTGATAAAGATAATGAGATTCAAAATATCCGCATGTATGAGTTTGATGACACCTATCATCTTCTCTCTATTCGCAGCGCGGTCTCCGGACAGTTTGATGAGACTGGCATCTGGGTTTTAAATGATGTCACCGAAACTCGCTTTAAAGAAACGAAACAATCTGACCCGCTAAACCCAGTCTTTTCTGCACAAACATTTACGCACCCGATCCTGACTTTGGAATCGGAAGTTACACCTCAAATTTTGAATGTGCTTTTAATTAGCCCTGAAAAAATGTCGATCATGAGCTTGGGTCGCTTTATCTCCCATCTGCGTGAAAACAAACAAGATGCGCAGAGACATTCCATCGCCTTCTGGAAGAAAGTAGTTTATCCCTTCACTATTTTTGTGATGCTTGCGCTAGCCCTTCCCTTTGCATACCTGAAGGTTCGAGCAGGTAGTGTTGGTATTAAGGTCTTTGGCGGCATCATGCTGGGTATGAGCTTTCAGTTATTTAACTCCCTCTTCTCTAACGTAGGGCTTTTGGGTTCTTGGCCAGCGCTTCTAACAGCGCTTACCCCGCCTTTGCTCTACTTCCTTTTGGCGCTATTCGGGTTGCGCTGGGTTTCTAAGGCTTAA
- the lptF gene encoding LPS export ABC transporter permease LptF, with protein sequence MIFKQALRRELSFTTGGVFLVLVTIMVTTLVIRILGYAANGAVNPEDALVLIALATLGYLAVLLTVSLFVATLIVLVRWYKDSEMIVWFASGLSITNLIRPIMQFATPLIIVIALLALFVWPWANRESTLISQRFQQRDDVSMVSAGQFKESAKAERVFFIEELDVDKSEVRNIFVADSKNGRLSIAVSQTGYIQNSAGGEKSIVLHNGRRYEGQPTQPDFRILEFNEYSTKIRSKESLAPAPRDREKTITELLNDPNPVSTSPNRAELLWRIGLPLMALGLVLIAIPLAYVNPRLGNYTAMFYAVLIYLIYSNLLNLTQNFVSQGKVSVFVAIWPIHLLALLIATALIRNRINPSLKWWRRQLPASMATK encoded by the coding sequence ATGATTTTTAAACAGGCCCTTCGCCGCGAACTCAGTTTTACGACTGGCGGGGTCTTTTTGGTCTTAGTCACCATTATGGTGACTACCTTAGTGATCCGAATCTTGGGTTATGCCGCTAACGGGGCCGTCAATCCAGAAGATGCGCTCGTGTTAATTGCCTTGGCTACCCTAGGTTATCTTGCGGTTCTTTTGACGGTCTCTCTATTTGTCGCAACCCTCATCGTTCTAGTACGCTGGTACAAAGATTCAGAAATGATTGTGTGGTTTGCTAGCGGCTTAAGCATTACCAATCTCATTCGCCCCATCATGCAATTTGCTACACCGCTCATCATTGTGATCGCGCTGCTGGCCCTTTTTGTCTGGCCCTGGGCAAACCGAGAGTCCACTTTAATTAGTCAACGCTTTCAACAACGTGATGACGTATCCATGGTGAGTGCCGGACAGTTCAAAGAGTCTGCAAAAGCAGAGCGCGTATTTTTCATTGAAGAGCTCGATGTTGATAAAAGCGAAGTCAGGAATATCTTCGTGGCTGATTCCAAGAATGGTCGACTGAGTATTGCAGTTTCCCAAACTGGTTACATTCAAAATTCTGCAGGCGGTGAGAAATCCATCGTGCTTCATAACGGTAGACGCTATGAGGGGCAACCCACTCAGCCCGACTTCAGAATTCTGGAATTTAACGAATATAGCACCAAGATACGGAGCAAAGAATCATTGGCGCCCGCACCACGTGATCGCGAGAAGACAATCACCGAGCTCTTAAATGATCCTAATCCAGTCTCTACCAGCCCCAATCGCGCTGAATTACTCTGGCGCATTGGCTTGCCATTAATGGCATTAGGTTTGGTACTGATTGCAATTCCGCTTGCTTATGTGAACCCTCGCTTGGGTAATTACACTGCAATGTTTTATGCAGTCTTAATTTATTTAATCTATAGCAACTTACTGAACCTGACTCAAAATTTTGTATCGCAAGGCAAGGTCAGTGTTTTTGTCGCCATCTGGCCAATTCATTTACTCGCTCTCTTAATTGCGACAGCCTTAATTCGCAATCGTATTAATCCCTCTCTAAAGTGGTGGCGCCGTCAATTACCCGCCTCTATGGCCACCAAATGA
- a CDS encoding nicotinate-nucleotide adenylyltransferase, translating into MSAIKKIGILGGTFDPPHVGHLKLATHFAQLLHLDALLLIPSGEPWQKGAGITPAEMRLKLTEAAGIDLARAFLYLKISTQVGIDRMEIDRAGPSYAIDTVTALRERFGTGASLTWLMGADSLVALPSWNSWEKLSQHVNFAVATRPNHDLKLEISPEVVQFLKTHQTSDANALENSAAGLIYIDESLNIDLSSTALRDRLKSSSRSSIASEQIPTHTLEIITNLGLYQ; encoded by the coding sequence TTGAGCGCTATAAAGAAAATAGGCATTCTTGGGGGTACATTTGATCCACCCCATGTTGGTCATTTGAAATTGGCCACCCATTTTGCACAGCTACTCCACTTAGATGCGCTACTGCTCATCCCAAGTGGCGAGCCATGGCAAAAAGGAGCTGGTATCACTCCAGCAGAAATGCGACTGAAGTTGACTGAAGCTGCCGGCATTGATTTGGCGCGCGCATTTTTATATCTCAAGATTTCCACTCAAGTAGGTATTGATCGCATGGAGATTGATCGCGCTGGGCCTAGTTATGCGATTGATACCGTTACAGCCTTGCGTGAGCGCTTTGGAACAGGCGCTAGCCTGACTTGGCTGATGGGGGCAGATTCTCTTGTTGCCCTACCTAGCTGGAACTCCTGGGAAAAGCTGAGTCAGCATGTCAATTTTGCGGTGGCGACTAGGCCAAATCATGACTTAAAGCTAGAAATAAGCCCTGAAGTGGTTCAATTTTTGAAGACCCATCAAACATCTGATGCAAATGCCCTTGAAAATAGCGCTGCAGGCCTCATATACATCGATGAAAGCTTGAATATTGATCTATCCTCAACAGCACTACGAGATCGCCTTAAATCCAGCTCACGGAGCTCTATTGCATCCGAGCAAATTCCAACCCACACCCTAGAAATCATTACAAATCTGGGCTTGTACCAGTAA
- a CDS encoding nucleoside triphosphate pyrophosphatase, with protein MGIRFEMLLPSTNEDSESIETPLPLEKARLYVERVTLAKSAAALGRWKKSGLPWAPILCADTTVSIPNHPAGEILGKPVDAADAARILTMLSGKVHEVLSSVAVTVSSDEKPIQLVQVSKVQFANLSPEQIDGYIASGEPFGKAGAYGIQGLGGAFIPSIQGSYSGIMGLPIYETKLLLDRAQVSSI; from the coding sequence ATGGGTATTCGCTTTGAAATGCTGCTACCAAGCACCAATGAAGATAGTGAGAGCATCGAAACTCCTCTCCCACTAGAAAAAGCACGCCTCTATGTGGAGCGCGTTACCTTGGCAAAAAGTGCTGCAGCGCTCGGCCGATGGAAAAAGAGTGGCTTACCTTGGGCTCCGATTCTCTGTGCCGATACCACCGTGAGCATACCCAATCATCCCGCTGGTGAAATTCTGGGTAAACCGGTCGATGCAGCGGATGCTGCCCGAATTCTGACTATGCTCAGCGGCAAAGTACATGAAGTACTCAGCTCAGTAGCTGTGACTGTAAGTTCTGATGAAAAACCCATACAGCTTGTACAGGTTTCCAAAGTGCAATTTGCAAACTTATCCCCCGAACAGATTGATGGCTATATTGCCAGCGGCGAACCCTTTGGTAAGGCTGGCGCCTATGGCATACAGGGTTTGGGTGGGGCTTTTATTCCTTCAATTCAGGGCAGCTATAGCGGTATCATGGGTCTACCTATTTATGAAACGAAGCTTTTACTGGATCGCGCCCAAGTTAGCAGCATATGA
- a CDS encoding CysB family HTH-type transcriptional regulator, producing MNLHQFRFVREAVRQNFNLTTAAKALFTSQPGVSKAIIELEDELGVEIFRRHGKRIRSLTEPGKRILSSIERILDEVETLKRVGKDFASQDQGSLVIATTHTQARYALPKVLTEFTKRFPKVKVSIQQGNPGQIAELLTHDRADIAIATEGIANTPGVLALPGYQWQHVLMVPLSHPLLNQATLTLEEIAKYPIITYDKAFAGRSKIDAAFAQRNITPDIILEAIDADVIKTYVETGMGIGIVAGHAYDPDRDRNLKVIPAGHLFGNNVTHLGVKQGAYLRSFVYTFIELFSPTLTKKIVEQAMNNKSETYEI from the coding sequence ATGAATCTCCACCAATTCCGCTTCGTGCGTGAAGCCGTTAGGCAAAACTTCAACTTAACCACTGCCGCTAAAGCCTTATTCACCTCTCAACCGGGGGTTTCTAAGGCCATTATTGAATTGGAAGATGAGTTAGGCGTGGAGATCTTTCGCCGCCATGGCAAGCGCATTCGCTCCTTGACCGAGCCTGGTAAACGCATTTTGAGTTCGATTGAGCGCATCCTCGATGAAGTGGAAACGCTGAAAAGAGTGGGTAAAGATTTTGCTAGCCAAGATCAAGGTAGCCTCGTGATTGCCACCACCCATACACAAGCACGCTACGCACTTCCCAAAGTGCTCACTGAATTTACCAAACGCTTTCCAAAAGTTAAGGTGAGTATTCAGCAAGGTAACCCAGGTCAAATTGCAGAGTTACTCACACATGATCGTGCAGATATTGCGATTGCCACGGAGGGCATTGCCAACACTCCGGGCGTACTAGCTTTGCCGGGCTATCAATGGCAGCACGTACTCATGGTGCCACTGAGTCACCCCCTTCTCAACCAGGCAACACTTACTCTAGAAGAGATTGCTAAGTACCCCATCATCACCTACGACAAGGCATTTGCTGGTCGTAGCAAGATTGATGCGGCCTTTGCACAAAGAAACATTACGCCCGATATTATTTTGGAAGCGATAGATGCCGACGTCATTAAGACTTATGTAGAAACGGGTATGGGCATTGGTATTGTTGCGGGCCATGCTTATGACCCCGATCGCGATCGCAATCTCAAGGTAATTCCTGCGGGACATTTATTTGGTAATAACGTGACTCACCTAGGCGTCAAACAAGGTGCTTACTTGCGCTCATTTGTCTATACCTTCATTGAACTCTTCTCACCAACGCTCACTAAGAAGATTGTTGAGCAGGCAATGAATAACAAATCCGAGACTTACGAAATTTAA
- the rng gene encoding ribonuclease G translates to MNEEILINITPQETRVALIQQGAVQELQIERTRQRGIVGNIYLAKVVRVLPGMQSAFIEIGLERTAFMHVADITQNNPQAQIEKLLFEGQTLLVQVLKDPLGTKGARLTTQLSIAGRNLVYLPPAGSDTATEKYIGVSQRIDQPEEREAIKARLAGLMAEDEKGGIIVRTSAQDASDMELQHDMLYLRTTWENIHAAMKHNPAPTLLYQDLSLAERVLRDVAGEETTQIRVDSAENFEKLKAFTNAYMPNLLGKLTLHRGERALFDLFDVDAEINKALGRRVDLKSGGYLMIDQTESMTTIDVNTGSYVGARNLDDTVFKTNLEAAQAIARQLRLRNLGGIIIIDFIDMLGKDHQESVLHELKRNLERDHARTSVSDFSALGLVEMTRKRTRESLAHITCEPCATCLGKGEIKTAQTICYEILREIVREHRQFNPREFRIVAAPDVIDLFLEEENQFLAQLGDFIGKPITLQAEGSFRQEQYDIVLS, encoded by the coding sequence ATGAACGAAGAAATACTAATTAATATCACCCCGCAAGAAACGCGCGTTGCTTTAATTCAGCAAGGAGCGGTTCAAGAGCTACAAATTGAGCGCACTCGCCAACGCGGCATTGTGGGGAATATCTACTTAGCCAAAGTAGTTCGCGTACTGCCAGGCATGCAATCAGCATTTATCGAAATCGGTCTTGAGCGCACGGCATTTATGCACGTCGCCGATATCACGCAAAATAATCCTCAAGCACAAATTGAAAAATTATTGTTTGAAGGTCAAACACTGTTAGTGCAGGTATTAAAAGATCCCTTAGGAACTAAAGGTGCACGTCTAACAACTCAACTGAGTATTGCTGGACGCAATTTAGTTTATCTACCTCCAGCAGGTAGCGATACCGCTACTGAAAAATATATTGGCGTTTCTCAGCGAATTGATCAGCCCGAGGAACGCGAAGCAATTAAGGCGCGTCTTGCAGGCCTGATGGCTGAAGACGAAAAAGGCGGCATCATCGTCCGTACCAGCGCTCAAGATGCATCCGATATGGAGCTACAGCATGACATGCTTTATCTGCGAACTACCTGGGAAAACATTCATGCGGCAATGAAGCATAATCCAGCCCCCACCCTACTCTATCAGGACCTTAGCCTAGCTGAGCGGGTATTACGCGATGTTGCTGGGGAAGAAACCACTCAGATCCGCGTGGATTCTGCTGAGAATTTTGAGAAGCTCAAAGCATTTACGAATGCGTACATGCCCAATCTTTTGGGCAAGCTGACTCTACATCGTGGCGAACGCGCCCTGTTTGACTTATTTGATGTTGATGCCGAGATTAATAAAGCACTGGGTCGCCGAGTCGACCTCAAGTCTGGTGGCTATCTCATGATCGATCAAACGGAGTCAATGACTACGATTGATGTGAACACGGGTAGTTATGTAGGCGCCCGAAATCTCGATGACACCGTCTTTAAAACCAATCTAGAGGCAGCCCAAGCCATTGCGCGTCAACTCCGTTTACGTAATCTAGGTGGCATCATCATTATTGATTTCATCGACATGCTGGGCAAAGACCATCAAGAATCCGTATTGCATGAGCTCAAACGCAATCTTGAGCGCGATCATGCGCGCACCTCAGTCAGCGACTTTTCTGCATTGGGCTTAGTAGAAATGACCCGCAAACGGACGCGTGAATCCTTAGCTCATATCACCTGTGAACCATGCGCCACCTGCCTTGGCAAAGGTGAGATTAAAACTGCCCAAACGATTTGTTATGAGATTTTGCGTGAAATTGTGCGAGAGCATCGCCAATTTAATCCACGCGAATTTAGGATTGTGGCTGCACCTGATGTAATTGATTTATTTCTAGAGGAAGAAAATCAATTCTTGGCGCAGTTAGGTGATTTCATTGGCAAGCCAATTACCCTGCAAGCAGAAGGCAGCTTCCGTCAAGAGCAATACGATATTGTTCTGAGTTAA
- the hemF gene encoding oxygen-dependent coproporphyrinogen oxidase — MDIATLKEYFLGLQDRITSAMSALDGKVFVADEWHKPEDSKLKGYGRTCIVDGGNILEKGGVGFSHVRGDQMPPSASHHRPEVAGRSFEAMGVSLVFHPNNPKVPTTHMNVRCFIAQAPGKEPVWWFGGGFDLTPYYGVDEDCKHFHQTAKDALDPFGEELYPRFKKWCDEYFYLKHRDEPRGIGGVFFDDFNELGFEKSFAMTRAVGDAFIDAYLPIVQRRYQDGFTPEEKSFQEYRRGRYVEYNLIFDRGTIFGLHSGGRTESILMSMPPVVQWWYNWQPKPGTPEAKLYDYYLKPRDWLA, encoded by the coding sequence ATCGATATCGCAACCCTAAAAGAATACTTTTTAGGGTTGCAAGACCGCATCACAAGTGCAATGAGCGCTTTGGATGGCAAGGTCTTTGTTGCCGATGAATGGCACAAACCTGAAGACAGCAAACTCAAAGGCTATGGTCGCACCTGCATTGTGGATGGCGGCAATATTCTGGAAAAAGGTGGCGTGGGCTTCTCCCATGTCCGCGGCGATCAAATGCCCCCTTCGGCATCACATCATCGTCCAGAGGTGGCAGGCCGTAGCTTTGAAGCTATGGGCGTGTCCTTGGTATTCCACCCGAATAATCCTAAAGTACCCACCACGCACATGAACGTGCGCTGCTTTATTGCGCAGGCCCCTGGTAAAGAGCCGGTATGGTGGTTTGGGGGTGGCTTTGACCTTACCCCTTATTACGGTGTTGATGAAGACTGCAAACACTTTCACCAAACTGCCAAGGATGCATTAGACCCCTTTGGCGAAGAGCTTTACCCTCGCTTTAAAAAATGGTGTGACGAATACTTTTACTTAAAACATCGCGATGAGCCACGTGGTATTGGCGGCGTTTTCTTTGATGACTTTAATGAGCTTGGGTTTGAGAAAAGCTTTGCAATGACGCGCGCAGTGGGAGATGCATTTATTGATGCTTACCTACCAATCGTTCAACGCCGTTATCAAGATGGCTTCACCCCTGAAGAAAAGTCTTTCCAAGAATATCGCCGCGGTCGCTATGTGGAATACAACCTGATCTTTGATCGCGGAACTATTTTTGGTTTGCACTCTGGTGGTCGCACTGAATCTATTTTGATGTCGATGCCGCCAGTAGTTCAGTGGTGGTACAACTGGCAACCCAAGCCTGGCACTCCTGAGGCTAAGCTGTATGACTATTACCTTAAGCCACGAGATTGGCTAGCTTGA
- the rlmH gene encoding 23S rRNA (pseudouridine(1915)-N(3))-methyltransferase RlmH, protein MRLTIVSVGHKMPDWVATATHDYIKRMPADCSIEIKEIKPDLTPAKEAIKIAAAIPKGSRVIALDERGKDQTTQNLATQLASWRQEGFDITFLIGGADGLDPSLKASAQAMWRLSSLTLPHAMARVMLVEQLYRAWTILQGHPYHRE, encoded by the coding sequence ATGCGGCTCACCATCGTTTCTGTTGGTCATAAAATGCCTGATTGGGTTGCCACGGCAACTCATGACTACATCAAACGAATGCCTGCGGATTGCAGCATTGAAATCAAAGAGATCAAACCCGATCTCACGCCCGCAAAAGAAGCTATTAAAATTGCAGCAGCCATTCCCAAGGGATCCAGAGTGATTGCCTTGGATGAACGAGGCAAAGACCAAACTACTCAGAACTTAGCCACTCAACTGGCTAGCTGGCGCCAAGAAGGCTTTGACATTACCTTTTTAATTGGTGGTGCAGATGGCCTGGATCCCAGCCTAAAAGCAAGCGCACAAGCTATGTGGCGACTGTCCAGCCTTACCTTGCCACATGCCATGGCTAGAGTCATGTTAGTAGAGCAGCTTTATCGAGCCTGGACTATCCTGCAAGGCCACCCCTATCATCGTGAGTAA
- the purD gene encoding phosphoribosylamine--glycine ligase has protein sequence MKILLIGSGGREHALAWKLAQSPQVQTVYVAPGNGGTATAKQTAAGIENLPITGLQELADFAKREKIHLTVVGPEAPLAAGIVDVFRNNGLRIFGPTQLAAQLESSKDFSKAFMKRHGIPTADYQTFSSALEAHAYIDAKGAPIVIKADGLAAGKGVVVAMSLEEAHAAVDMMLADNKLGNAGARVVIEEFLTGEEASFIVLVDGKNVLALATSQDHKRLLDADQGPNTGGMGAYSPAPVVTPEIHARALREVIIPTVKGMQADGIPYTGFLYAGLMISPDGKIKTLEFNCRMGDPETQPIMARLRSDLVNALDHAVDGTLNEVELEWDRRTALGVVLAAHNYPDTPRAGDVITGIPADTEDQITFHAGTKLQDGKVVTSGGRVICVVGLADTVRGAQQKAYEAINHIQFDGMQYRKDIGYRAIK, from the coding sequence ATGAAAATTCTCTTAATCGGATCCGGCGGACGCGAACATGCTTTAGCTTGGAAACTGGCTCAATCTCCACAAGTCCAAACGGTTTATGTTGCTCCTGGTAATGGCGGCACGGCTACTGCCAAACAAACTGCTGCAGGCATTGAGAACTTACCGATCACTGGATTACAAGAGCTGGCTGACTTTGCTAAGCGCGAGAAGATTCACTTAACGGTTGTTGGACCAGAGGCGCCACTTGCTGCTGGCATCGTAGATGTATTCCGCAACAATGGCTTGCGTATTTTTGGCCCAACTCAATTGGCAGCTCAATTGGAATCCTCTAAAGACTTTTCTAAAGCCTTTATGAAACGTCATGGCATTCCAACGGCTGATTACCAAACTTTTTCAAGCGCGCTTGAAGCGCATGCTTATATTGATGCTAAGGGTGCGCCGATTGTAATTAAGGCCGATGGTCTTGCCGCAGGTAAAGGCGTAGTAGTTGCCATGAGTCTTGAGGAGGCGCATGCCGCAGTTGACATGATGTTGGCTGATAACAAATTAGGCAATGCAGGTGCCCGCGTTGTGATTGAAGAATTCCTAACAGGTGAAGAAGCTAGCTTCATTGTTCTCGTGGATGGCAAGAATGTTCTTGCGTTAGCGACCAGCCAAGATCACAAGCGCTTACTCGATGCCGACCAAGGACCGAATACTGGTGGCATGGGCGCTTACTCCCCTGCACCAGTCGTTACACCAGAAATACATGCACGTGCATTGCGTGAGGTGATCATTCCAACGGTGAAGGGTATGCAGGCTGATGGCATTCCGTATACAGGCTTCTTGTATGCGGGCTTAATGATCTCTCCTGATGGCAAGATCAAGACTTTGGAATTTAACTGCCGCATGGGCGACCCAGAAACACAACCGATCATGGCTCGCCTGCGCAGTGATCTCGTTAATGCGCTAGATCATGCAGTAGATGGAACGCTCAATGAAGTTGAGCTGGAATGGGATCGTCGCACTGCCTTAGGCGTTGTGCTTGCAGCCCACAATTATCCCGATACCCCACGTGCTGGAGATGTGATTACCGGCATTCCGGCCGACACTGAAGATCAAATTACTTTCCATGCTGGTACGAAATTGCAAGATGGCAAAGTAGTGACCTCCGGTGGACGGGTGATCTGCGTTGTTGGACTTGCCGATACCGTGCGTGGTGCCCAACAAAAAGCATATGAAGCCATCAACCATATTCAGTTTGACGGCATGCAATATCGCAAAGATATTGGCTACCGCGCAATTAAGTAA
- a CDS encoding YebC/PmpR family DNA-binding transcriptional regulator has product MAGHSKWANIQHRKGRQDEKRGKIWTKLIKEITVAAKLGGGDIATNPRLRLAIDKAKDSNMPNDNVQRAIQRGTGSLEGVNYEEIRYEGYGMNGAAIIVDCLTDNRTRTVAEVRHAFNKNGGNMGAEGSVAFLFKHCGQMLFAPGTSEDQLMEVALDAGAEDVITHDDGSLEVLSPVPDFSNVQDAISKAGLKPELATVAMRPETEIALEGDQAESMQKLLDALENLDDVQEVFTNAAL; this is encoded by the coding sequence ATGGCCGGCCATTCGAAATGGGCCAATATTCAGCACCGCAAAGGTCGTCAGGACGAAAAACGCGGCAAGATTTGGACCAAACTCATTAAAGAAATTACCGTAGCCGCCAAATTAGGCGGTGGTGATATTGCTACTAACCCGCGATTACGTCTGGCCATTGATAAGGCCAAAGACTCCAATATGCCAAACGATAACGTGCAAAGAGCGATTCAACGCGGAACCGGATCACTAGAAGGCGTGAACTACGAGGAAATTCGTTACGAGGGTTATGGCATGAATGGCGCCGCCATTATTGTGGATTGCTTAACCGATAACCGCACTCGTACCGTTGCAGAAGTTCGTCATGCTTTTAATAAGAATGGTGGCAACATGGGCGCAGAAGGTTCTGTTGCATTTTTATTCAAGCATTGTGGGCAGATGTTATTTGCTCCAGGCACCAGTGAAGATCAACTCATGGAAGTAGCTTTAGATGCTGGCGCTGAAGATGTGATTACTCACGATGACGGCTCTTTAGAGGTACTGTCTCCTGTTCCTGATTTTTCTAACGTACAAGATGCCATTAGTAAGGCGGGCCTCAAGCCTGAGCTAGCAACCGTTGCCATGCGCCCTGAGACTGAGATTGCCTTAGAAGGTGATCAGGCTGAGAGTATGCAGAAATTGTTAGATGCGCTTGAAAATTTGGATGACGTTCAAGAAGTGTTTACGAACGCTGCGCTTTGA